The Primulina huaijiensis isolate GDHJ02 chromosome 18, ASM1229523v2, whole genome shotgun sequence DNA window caactgcacagtctcatatctgaacagtttcggaatccctaTCCTTCCAGTGTAAGATCGATTCATTCATGTTCTCTCTGCCTAGAAGCCTGTAAGGAGCCGCttattgtccgtgcaacctcatggcaccagcGATCACCTCCCGTcgtcttcggccccgggcctcacatgcccaccagcttccgcttggttcatcctcgaaccacaccgtactaggagaggtcggctctaaTGCCCcatattcgacgactgtcctcactgtatcaagacgggtctttccagcgtgcttatgtcctcactcacacgcaccctatgAAAAttctcaggaggtcacccatctcaAAATTAcctcaagtcaagcacgcttaactttgaagttcttatgtgatgagctaccgaaaagaagatgtaccttcttgatatgagtagtacatatcaaatcttttaaaccctcATCAACTACACAGTCACATACCTGAATAGTTTCGGAATCCCtatccttccggtgtaagatcggttcattcatgttccctctgcctagaagcctgccaggagccgctcattgtccgtgcaacctcatggaaCCGTGCGATCACCCCCCGTCCTCTTCGGCCCCGTGCCTCACAGTAACAATCTTGGCAGTTGGTGAAAAGGTGTCATGGTAATTCACTCCTTGTTGTTGGGTATAACTTTTGGCCACAAGCCGAGCTTTAAACTTGTCAACAGTTCCATCAGAAATCTTTTTGATTTTATACACCCATCGGCATCCAATAGCTTTCTTACCAGGTGGCAACACAACCAATTCCCATGTGTGATTGGATTCTAAGGCAGCCAGCTCTAAATCTATAGCAACTTTCCATTTAGGATATGAAGTTGCCTCACGATAAGATGTGGGTTCCTTATTGGATGAGATGGAGATCAAAAGGCTTGATAAGTTTAAAAAAAGTTGGAATAAGTGAGGCATTGTGACAATGAATACAAACAATCGATTGAGTTGATTTGAGAAAAAGTTGGACAAGAATAATCTTTTGTCCAGATTGGAGGTGCAGTAGCACGGAGATATCTATGTGGGGGTTGAGTGTCACGCTGATCATGATCAATATTAGAGTTGGAAACATGATCATCTCCAAGAAAAGAATCAAGATCATGATGGAAAGTCGAAGAGCTTGCAGGAAACACATGCTGAGAAGAGTTAATTGAGGCAAAAAGAAATGAATCTTCGTGGAAAGCCACATCtctttatacaaaaattttgttGGTTTGAAGATCTAACAGTTAATAACCCTTATGAGTGCTGGAATAGCCCAAGAAGACACAATTATTGGCTCGGGCAGAGAATTTGTCCTTGGAATGCAAATGGTAGCATAACACAGAGAACCAAATGTTCGAAGATGTGTGAAAAAGGGTGGTTTCTGAACTAAAATCTCAAATGGTGTCTTATTTTTCCAGCAATGGACTTGTTGTATGATTAATTAGATAACAAGATTGTGGACACAATCTCCCCAAAACTTTAATGGGataaatgactgaaatctcatGGCTCTAGCTACATCGAGAATATGCCTATGCTTCCATTCAACTACCTCATTTTGTTGAGTATAAGGACATGAACTTGGATGTAAGATGCCTAAGGAGTTAAACAACTGAGTGCATTCTGTCTTAAAGAAGTAAAGAGCATTGTCTGCGCGAATAGTCTTGATGCCTCTAGAGAATTGTTTTTGTACAAAACTTGGAATGCATAAGATATACCCATGTAACTTTAGAAAAGTCATCTTCAATGGCTAAAAAATATTTCTCCCCATTGTACGTGGGTGTATGAAAAGGTCTCCATATATCCATATGCACATGTTCAAATAGACAAGTTGACTTAGATAAACTCAGCAAAGGAAATTGAAGTCTAGTTTGTTTAGCCTTCAGACAAATGGAGCAATGATGAATGTTAACTTTCTTATTGAAAAAAATGAAGCAATTGCATTTTAGATAATGACATATGCCCTAAACGTTAATGCCACAAAGAATGGGTAGCAAGCACCATAGAACTACTAACAGATGTATTACAGCAGTTGTTAATCAAAGGAAACACATTATTTGGGATAGACGTTGTACTCAGAAAACTCTTGTATCAAGGTGATATAGCCCATTGATTTCCTTACCAATCTTCATTACTCTCCCAATCTTGTGGTCTTGAAACAAACAAAAGTGAGGAAATAATGTAACAAAACAATTATGGTCTTTAGTGAATTTGGATATGGAGAGAAGATTGAATTTGAAATCTGTCATATATAAAACATTTTCAAGTGTGATAGAATCGGTGAATGGTACTGATCCTATGGAAACAGGGGCCCGACCACCATTAGGCAATTTCATAAACTTAGTTGGAGTTGATGTAAACTTAGAGCTAGAGAGATGCATAGGTTTTCCAGTCATATGTTCATTTGCTCCACTATCTATAATCCAATACGTGGGTATTTCAACAGCATGTGATATACATGCCATGTTAACCACTGGTTCAGTATGGGATTGCACTTTGCACCCACCTAACAACTTCATGATCTTAGTATACTGCTGAGGAGTAAATACAGAGATTGTAGGATTGATTGCAGTAGGTGAGAAATCTCTTTGATCAACTTCAGAAGTGTTAACATGTGCAGGAGGTCTTTGGGCCTTGTAAACCTTTTTGATTGATCCTCTAATCTGTGGCTTGTATAGCTTATGATGAGGAGGATAACCAACTAGCTTGTAACATGACTCTTTGGTATGCTCATTCCAGTTGCAATTATCACATCTTTCCTCGAATGATGTACCTTGCTCTTACTGGAGAAGAATGTTGTGGATGGTGTTTCAACATCAAGTAGTGATTTTTGCAATCCCTCTTGTGATATGATAGAAAAAGCTTGCCTTACTATGGGTAATTGACTCATCATTAAAACTTGGCTTCTAACATGAGAATAACTCTCATTCAATCCTAACGAAAACTGTAACAACTTTTGTCGTTGTTCATGTTCCACATATTGCTTGGTTGTAGCACATTCACACGATGGCAGTACAACCAATGATAATATTCATCCCAAAGTTGTTTCAACTTGCAGAAGTAAGTAGATATAGTATTACTTCCTTATTTGAGCTGACCAATTTCTCTgtgcaacaaaaaaaattcgagAGCCATTAACCATATCAAATTGTATTCACAATCCAAGATAAGACCAAAGCATTACATCTCTCCCATTGATGCAATGCAGCATGACCAACAGCTGGTCTATTGCAAGTTTCATCAATAAAtccaactttattttttttctcgcAGTGCAATGAGCATTGCTCTACTCCAAACACCATAATTTTCAGTGCCCACTAATGTTTCATTAACAAGTTCATACCAGGTGTGTCTGATGGCTGAATATACATAGGATTGTTGAAGGCTACTGCGGTTGCCATTGATTGTGCCGCTCAATTTAGAAGATCGGTTCTCAGATATGTTCCAATGTGCTATAAGATTTTCGCAAAAGATAAATACCTCAATTCTTAACTGGAGAGCTTAAACAAAACTATCGATGAGCTAGAATCAACAACAAGTTAGCTTGATTGCGAAGATCTGATCTCAATCAAATTTCGCAGATCTTCGCAATCAGAAAACAGTATCTCGAATGAATGAAGCGATTCCTGAATTGGATCAAAATCCTTGctttgataccatgttaagCAACAAGAAGAAGCTATCGTGGTTGTTTTTTGggagatggatttgaaattcatggatCAAAATCTTTTctttgataccatgttaagCAACAAGAAGAAGCTATCGTGGATCTCATTCAAATTTCGCATGCTCTTATATTTATATtaccaaatatattaatttattttctgttGTTTTTTGggagatggatttgaaattcaaggatttcaattatagttttattgtttACAACGATACAATAGATCAAATTCTAAATTAATACATTACTTATTTACCAATTAGTAAGACAATGTagaattaatttcaaataacacTATTATTGGGTGAActttaaatatatcataattaacatgaaatactacataaatatgttataattgaatttgaagtttataaTATCAATTCTCTatacaaaaaaatacatttgaaatatttttatttaaatccatcaatccaaacacaacctgtatggccctgtaattaattatccagtaatttggcataattagaataattattgagttgtaaattaaaataattatttatgccaaataaattcaagaagtgtgttaaaaatatatattttagaatatcggaga harbors:
- the LOC140964680 gene encoding uncharacterized mitochondrial protein AtMg00820-like, with amino-acid sequence MPHLFQLFLNLSSLLISISSNKEPTSYREATSYPKWKVAIDLELAALESNHTWELVVLPPGKKAIGCRWVYKIKKISDGTVDKFKARLVAKSYTQQQGVNYHDTFSPTAKIVTVRHGAEEDGG